A genomic region of Kribbella sp. NBC_00382 contains the following coding sequences:
- a CDS encoding acyl-CoA dehydrogenase family protein, whose product MTESTSTPPAEPLSADVMALAGELAAERSKPEWQTFNLNLNPEQIEIRDWAHTFAADVIRPAASEWDEREATPWPVIQEAAKIGLYSMDGSINLFIDPSGLLMPLVQEELFWGDAGIGMSLVGTGLASSAVFSNGTPEQWSQWLPRCYGTPDDVQVAAFCSSEPGAGSDVSAIRTKATYDEKTDEWVINGQKAWATNGGIADIHVVVATVDPSLGSKGQAAFVVPKSEVKGLEQGTKLKKHGLRASHTADVFFDNVRIPAANVLGGKEKLDARIAKARENNGSASRGNASMATFEMTRHIVGSQAIGIARAAYEFALDYAKGREQFGRPIIDNQGIAFKLADMAMEIDAARLLVWRAGFMSAALMRGQTPDYRHGEGSMAKLKASEVAVKATEDAIQILGGNGYTREYPVERMHRDSKIYTIFEGTSEIQRLVISRAISGMRIR is encoded by the coding sequence ATGACCGAGTCAACCAGTACGCCGCCCGCCGAGCCGCTGTCGGCCGACGTGATGGCGCTGGCCGGCGAGCTCGCGGCTGAGCGCTCGAAGCCGGAGTGGCAGACCTTCAACCTCAACCTCAACCCCGAGCAGATCGAGATCCGCGACTGGGCGCACACCTTCGCCGCCGACGTGATCCGGCCGGCTGCCTCCGAGTGGGACGAGCGCGAGGCGACGCCCTGGCCGGTGATCCAGGAGGCCGCCAAGATCGGGCTGTACTCGATGGACGGCAGCATCAACCTGTTCATCGACCCGTCCGGGCTGCTGATGCCGCTGGTCCAGGAGGAGCTGTTCTGGGGCGACGCGGGGATCGGGATGTCGCTGGTCGGTACCGGCCTGGCTAGCTCGGCCGTCTTCTCGAATGGCACGCCTGAGCAGTGGAGCCAGTGGCTTCCGCGCTGCTACGGGACGCCTGATGACGTACAGGTTGCTGCCTTCTGCTCTTCTGAGCCGGGCGCCGGTTCGGACGTTTCTGCGATCCGTACCAAGGCGACGTACGACGAGAAGACCGACGAGTGGGTCATCAACGGTCAGAAGGCCTGGGCGACCAACGGCGGCATCGCCGACATCCACGTCGTCGTGGCGACCGTCGACCCGTCGCTGGGGAGTAAGGGGCAGGCCGCTTTCGTAGTACCGAAGTCCGAGGTCAAGGGCCTCGAGCAGGGCACCAAGCTCAAGAAGCACGGCCTCCGCGCCTCCCACACCGCCGACGTCTTCTTCGACAACGTCCGCATCCCCGCCGCGAACGTCCTCGGCGGCAAGGAAAAACTCGACGCCCGCATCGCCAAGGCCCGCGAGAACAACGGCTCAGCCTCCCGCGGCAACGCCTCGATGGCCACCTTCGAAATGACCCGCCACATCGTCGGCTCACAGGCGATCGGTATCGCCCGCGCAGCCTACGAATTCGCGTTGGACTACGCCAAGGGCCGCGAACAATTCGGCCGCCCCATCATCGACAACCAAGGCATCGCCTTCAAGCTCGCCGACATGGCCATGGAAATCGACGCCGCCCGCCTCCTGGTCTGGCGCGCCGGCTTCATGTCAGCGGCGTTGATGCGCGGCCAAACCCCCGACTACCGCCACGGCGAAGGCTCCATGGCAAAGCTGAAGGCCAGCGAAGTAGCCGTCAAGGCAACCGAAGACGCCATCCAAATCCTAGGCGGCAACGGCTACACCCGCGAATACCCCGTAGAGCGCATGCACCGAGACTCAAAAATCTACACAATCTTCGAAGGCACCTCCGAAATCCAGCGTCTCGTCATCTCCCGAGCCATCTCAGGAATGCGAATCCGCTAA
- a CDS encoding TetR/AcrR family transcriptional regulator, whose protein sequence is MSSALLAIGRRRTTAERRRDRERDIIRATRELFDERGTIDAQIDDIAKRVGINKALIYRHFAGKEELFALTLVDYLGELDERLEAVDGPRKAPMNRLRSLSEVFVDFCLEYPAFADCAMSLLRRTGEQLFGEITEPVMIKLGNAMAAALDRISTILKAGQRTGVFDEVDTDYLANHLYTQTLGAMHMARMGLIVSRQTGDMAHPVVHHADISTVRATAITATLATAVGRKALAGTTTRSTKKATARRSPSSTAGENQ, encoded by the coding sequence ATGAGCTCCGCGCTGCTCGCGATCGGACGCCGCCGGACCACGGCGGAGCGTCGTCGCGACCGTGAGCGGGACATCATCCGGGCGACCCGTGAGCTGTTCGACGAGCGCGGCACGATCGACGCGCAGATCGACGACATCGCCAAGCGCGTCGGCATCAACAAGGCCCTCATCTACCGGCACTTCGCGGGCAAGGAAGAGCTCTTCGCCCTCACCCTGGTCGACTACCTCGGCGAGCTCGACGAGCGGCTCGAAGCAGTAGACGGCCCACGCAAGGCGCCGATGAACCGGCTGCGGAGCCTGAGCGAGGTCTTCGTCGACTTCTGCCTGGAGTACCCCGCCTTCGCCGACTGCGCGATGAGCCTGCTCAGAAGGACCGGCGAGCAGCTGTTCGGCGAGATCACCGAGCCGGTGATGATCAAGCTCGGCAACGCGATGGCGGCCGCGCTCGACCGGATCTCGACCATCCTCAAGGCGGGTCAGAGGACAGGCGTTTTCGACGAGGTCGACACCGACTACCTCGCCAACCACCTCTACACCCAGACCCTCGGCGCGATGCACATGGCCCGGATGGGCCTGATCGTCTCCCGTCAAACAGGAGACATGGCCCACCCAGTGGTCCACCACGCCGACATCAGCACAGTACGAGCGACAGCCATCACCGCAACGCTCGCCACAGCAGTTGGCCGCAAGGCACTAGCCGGTACCACCACGCGCAGTACGAAAAAGGCCACCGCCCGGCGCTCACCCTCTAGTACCGCAGGAGAGAACCAGTGA
- a CDS encoding acetyl-CoA C-acetyltransferase, which translates to MTETRKVAVVAGNRIPFARQDKTYRHASNSDMLTAALNGLVDRTGLGGQEVGEVVAGAVLKHARDWNMVREVVLGSKLAATTPAYDIQQACGTGLEAAILVGNKIALGQIEAGIAGGVDTASDAPIAVSNELRNVLLDLNRARSLQERLKVLTHLRPKDIVPEIPRNAEPRTGKSMGDHAALTALEWGITREAQDELAYNSHINLAKSYDRGFQDSLITPYLGLEKDQNLRADTTLEKLAKLKTVYGKGETATMTAGNSTPLTDGASTVLLSTDEWAADHGLRPLAYLTHSQTAAVDYVKGAEGLLMAPAYAVPRMLARAGLTLQDFDYFEIHEAFASQVLSTLKAWEDPIFCKERLGLDAPLGEIDRVKLNVNGSSLAAGHPFAATGGRIVAALAKQLDENGGGRGLISICAAGGQGVVAILEK; encoded by the coding sequence GTGACCGAGACCCGCAAGGTGGCTGTCGTCGCCGGCAACCGCATCCCGTTCGCCCGGCAGGACAAGACCTACCGGCACGCGTCGAACTCCGACATGCTGACCGCCGCCCTCAACGGTCTCGTCGACCGCACCGGGCTCGGCGGCCAGGAGGTCGGCGAGGTCGTCGCGGGCGCGGTCCTCAAGCACGCCCGCGACTGGAACATGGTCCGCGAGGTGGTCCTCGGCTCGAAGCTCGCGGCCACCACCCCGGCGTACGACATCCAGCAGGCCTGCGGCACCGGACTCGAGGCCGCGATCCTGGTCGGCAACAAGATCGCCCTCGGCCAGATCGAGGCCGGTATCGCCGGCGGCGTCGACACCGCGTCCGACGCACCGATCGCGGTCAGCAACGAACTGCGCAACGTGCTCCTCGATCTCAACCGGGCCAGGTCGCTCCAGGAGCGTCTCAAGGTGCTCACCCACCTAAGGCCGAAGGACATCGTCCCGGAGATTCCGCGCAATGCGGAGCCGAGGACGGGCAAGTCGATGGGCGACCACGCCGCCCTCACCGCGCTCGAGTGGGGCATCACCCGCGAGGCGCAGGACGAGCTCGCGTACAACTCGCACATCAACCTCGCCAAGTCGTACGACCGTGGCTTCCAGGACAGCCTCATCACCCCGTACCTCGGCCTCGAGAAGGACCAGAACCTCCGCGCCGACACCACCCTGGAGAAGCTGGCCAAGCTCAAGACCGTCTACGGCAAGGGCGAAACGGCGACGATGACCGCCGGCAACTCCACTCCCCTGACCGACGGCGCCTCCACCGTCCTGCTGTCGACCGACGAGTGGGCCGCCGATCACGGCCTCCGGCCCCTCGCCTACCTGACCCACTCGCAGACCGCGGCGGTCGACTACGTGAAGGGCGCCGAAGGCCTCTTGATGGCGCCCGCGTACGCCGTACCGCGGATGCTCGCACGAGCCGGCCTCACCCTCCAGGACTTCGACTACTTCGAGATCCACGAGGCCTTCGCCTCCCAGGTGCTGTCCACCCTGAAGGCCTGGGAGGACCCGATCTTCTGCAAGGAACGCCTCGGCCTCGACGCCCCGCTGGGTGAGATCGACCGGGTAAAACTCAACGTCAACGGCAGTTCGCTGGCGGCGGGTCACCCGTTCGCCGCGACCGGCGGCCGGATCGTCGCCGCACTGGCCAAGCAGCTCGACGAGAACGGCGGCGGCCGCGGCCTGATCTCGATCTGCGCCGCCGGTGGCCAGGGCGTCGTCGCCATCCTCGAGAAGTAG
- a CDS encoding 3-oxoacyl-ACP reductase produces the protein MTDRYQTFTRTPLGRTLVKNLGLPDPTPLPRWTEGSPVIDGQVVFGAITETDAGKAIQALLRDIGASFSTAAEGVASSTLRPKALVFDATGATSTADLTSLQRFFSPVIRQLGPAGRVIVVGRTPELSATPEQQIAQRALEGFTRSLGKEVKRGATVNLVYVAPDAHDQLDSTLRFFLSPKSAYVDGQVARIGTGPHVGNDPTAPLAGKVALVTGAARGIGAAIAETLARDGAIVLGVDVPQNANDLRKVISKIGGHELLLDVTAIDAPQRIAAAGAELGGLDIVVHNAGITRDKRLANMRTDAWDAVLDVNLRAPERITAHLLETKALNDGASVIGVASIAGIAGNNGQTNYATSKAGVIGLVQALAPRLAERNLRINAVAPGFIETEMTAKVPFAIREVGRRINSLQQGGQPIDVAETIAWFADPASAGVTGNVVRVCGQSMLGA, from the coding sequence ATGACGGATCGCTACCAGACCTTCACCCGTACGCCGCTGGGCCGCACGCTGGTCAAAAACCTGGGACTGCCGGACCCGACCCCGTTGCCGCGATGGACCGAGGGGTCGCCCGTGATCGACGGCCAAGTCGTCTTCGGCGCGATCACCGAAACCGATGCGGGCAAGGCGATCCAGGCCCTGCTGCGTGACATCGGCGCATCCTTCAGTACTGCGGCCGAAGGCGTCGCGTCCAGCACCCTCCGCCCGAAGGCACTCGTCTTCGACGCGACGGGCGCAACGTCGACCGCGGACCTCACCTCGTTGCAGCGCTTCTTCTCCCCCGTCATCCGCCAGCTCGGTCCGGCTGGACGCGTGATCGTCGTCGGCCGTACGCCGGAGCTGTCCGCGACGCCCGAGCAGCAGATCGCGCAGCGTGCCCTCGAAGGCTTCACCAGGTCGCTCGGCAAGGAGGTCAAGCGGGGCGCGACGGTCAACCTCGTGTACGTCGCACCCGACGCCCACGACCAGCTCGACTCGACCTTGCGCTTCTTCCTCTCCCCCAAGTCGGCGTACGTCGACGGCCAGGTCGCCCGGATCGGCACCGGCCCCCACGTCGGCAACGACCCGACCGCTCCCCTGGCCGGCAAGGTCGCCCTGGTCACCGGAGCTGCCCGTGGCATCGGCGCGGCCATCGCCGAGACTCTCGCCCGGGACGGCGCGATTGTGCTCGGCGTCGACGTACCGCAGAACGCCAACGACCTGCGCAAGGTGATCAGCAAGATCGGCGGCCACGAGCTGCTGCTCGACGTCACCGCGATCGACGCACCACAACGGATCGCGGCGGCCGGTGCAGAGCTGGGCGGCCTCGACATTGTCGTCCACAACGCCGGCATCACCCGCGACAAGCGGCTCGCGAACATGCGTACCGACGCCTGGGACGCCGTCCTCGACGTCAACCTGCGGGCGCCCGAGCGGATCACCGCCCACCTGCTCGAAACCAAGGCTCTCAATGACGGTGCCTCAGTGATCGGCGTCGCGTCAATCGCCGGCATCGCGGGTAACAATGGCCAGACCAACTACGCCACTTCCAAGGCCGGCGTGATCGGCCTCGTCCAGGCACTCGCACCACGGCTCGCCGAACGGAACCTAAGGATCAACGCGGTCGCACCCGGCTTCATCGAGACCGAGATGACCGCGAAGGTACCGTTCGCGATCCGCGAGGTCGGCCGCCGGATCAACTCGCTGCAGCAGGGTGGGCAACCGATCGACGTCGCCGAGACGATCGCCTGGTTCGCCGATCCGGCCTCCGCGGGAGTCACCGGCAACGTGGTCCGCGTCTGCGGCCAGAGCATGCTCGGCGCCTGA
- a CDS encoding MaoC family dehydratase, with protein MPTRRYDDSPGLGSLYARTVKATLRKAEYEPDLDGLTLELPRATVDQDHLTAYREVTGFSAGPALPVTYPHVLAFPLHLDLMSDPSFPYKPMGIVHLSNTITQLKPLPMHAEFAITVHSGPERPHPKGTVFEILSSVSVDEEVVWTDTTTLLSRSSGTPSSHADLLPEPGLAPTAVWDLRANLGRRYAAASGDRNPIHLFKLSAQAFGFPRQIAHGMWAKAASLASVQRSGGLPDAYTVRVDFRKPLLLPSRVTFAHSRKGDAVDFAIYNDDQSVTHLIGQLQPR; from the coding sequence ATGCCCACTCGCCGGTACGACGATTCGCCGGGCCTCGGATCGCTCTACGCCCGCACGGTCAAGGCGACGCTGCGCAAAGCGGAGTACGAGCCGGACCTCGACGGGCTGACCCTGGAGTTGCCGCGGGCAACAGTCGACCAGGACCACCTGACGGCGTACCGGGAGGTGACCGGGTTCTCAGCAGGACCTGCGCTGCCGGTCACGTACCCGCACGTCCTGGCGTTCCCGCTGCATCTGGATCTGATGTCGGATCCGTCGTTTCCGTACAAGCCGATGGGCATCGTCCACCTCAGCAACACGATCACCCAGCTCAAGCCGCTGCCGATGCACGCCGAGTTCGCGATCACCGTGCACAGCGGCCCCGAGCGGCCGCATCCCAAGGGCACGGTCTTCGAGATCCTCAGCTCGGTCAGCGTGGACGAAGAGGTCGTCTGGACCGACACGACCACGCTGCTGAGCCGCTCGTCCGGCACCCCGTCGTCCCACGCCGACCTTCTCCCCGAGCCCGGCTTGGCGCCGACCGCCGTGTGGGATCTCAGGGCGAACCTCGGCCGCCGGTACGCCGCCGCGTCCGGCGACCGCAATCCGATCCACCTGTTCAAGCTGTCGGCACAGGCCTTCGGGTTCCCCCGCCAGATCGCGCACGGCATGTGGGCCAAGGCTGCTTCCCTGGCCTCCGTCCAGCGATCCGGCGGGCTCCCCGACGCCTACACGGTCCGCGTCGACTTCCGCAAACCGCTCCTGCTCCCCTCTCGTGTCACCTTCGCCCACAGCCGCAAGGGCGACGCGGTCGACTTCGCCATCTACAACGACGACCAGTCGGTCACTCACCTCATCGGTCAGCTTCAACCTCGCTGA
- the thrS gene encoding threonine--tRNA ligase has protein sequence MNNVAKYDHRKLGRELGLFDSDPLIGAGLPYWLPAGAAIRQALERYIADVERRAGYQQVYSPVLGKRELYEISGHWSKYSEDMYPPMSIGGEEVVLRPSLCPHHALMFRSRAHSYRELPLRMAELGGQYRSELSGVLGGLTRVRAMQLNDGHIFCMLEQVADEALAALELIKQAHRDLGISASGYVLSLPAADARFGDPSSKYVGSAESWAVAADLLRDVLEKAGVEYSEEPGEAAFYGPKIDIQILDSAGRESTLSTIQVDFHQPEAFGLEYIGADGNKHRPVMVHRAIVGSIERAVAHLIEVHGGAFPAWLAPVQLVVLPISDDEEKAAEQVARRARDRGLRVEIAHADEGSLGARIRENRLAPYQAVIGAREAADGAIALRLRDGEKLPAAPIGQSLDEIALACDPLRRVSEVEADR, from the coding sequence ATGAACAACGTCGCGAAGTACGACCACCGCAAGCTCGGCCGCGAGCTCGGCCTGTTCGACTCGGACCCGCTGATCGGCGCCGGCCTGCCGTACTGGCTGCCCGCCGGTGCCGCGATCCGGCAGGCGTTGGAGCGGTACATCGCCGACGTGGAGCGAAGAGCGGGCTATCAGCAGGTCTACTCACCTGTACTCGGCAAGCGCGAGCTCTACGAGATCTCCGGCCACTGGTCGAAGTACAGCGAGGACATGTACCCGCCGATGTCCATCGGCGGCGAGGAGGTCGTCCTGCGACCCAGCCTGTGCCCGCATCACGCGCTGATGTTCCGATCGCGGGCGCACAGCTATCGCGAGTTGCCTCTGCGGATGGCCGAGCTTGGTGGGCAGTACCGCTCTGAGCTGTCCGGCGTACTGGGCGGGCTGACCAGAGTCCGCGCGATGCAGCTGAACGACGGGCACATCTTCTGCATGCTCGAGCAGGTCGCCGACGAGGCGTTGGCAGCGCTCGAACTGATCAAGCAGGCACACCGCGATCTCGGGATCAGCGCGTCGGGCTATGTGCTCTCGCTTCCCGCTGCTGACGCTCGGTTTGGCGATCCGTCGAGCAAGTACGTCGGCTCAGCCGAGAGCTGGGCGGTGGCGGCTGATCTGCTGCGTGACGTGTTGGAGAAGGCGGGGGTGGAGTACTCCGAGGAGCCGGGGGAGGCGGCGTTCTACGGGCCGAAGATCGACATCCAGATTCTCGATTCGGCCGGGCGCGAGTCGACCCTTTCGACCATTCAAGTTGATTTCCACCAGCCGGAGGCGTTCGGGCTGGAGTACATCGGTGCTGACGGCAACAAGCATCGGCCGGTGATGGTGCATCGGGCGATCGTGGGCAGCATCGAGAGGGCGGTGGCGCATTTGATCGAGGTGCATGGCGGCGCGTTCCCGGCTTGGCTTGCGCCGGTGCAACTCGTAGTACTGCCGATCTCGGACGATGAGGAGAAGGCTGCCGAGCAGGTTGCGCGGCGGGCGCGGGATCGCGGTCTCCGAGTGGAGATCGCGCATGCCGACGAGGGGTCGCTGGGTGCGCGGATCCGGGAGAATCGGCTGGCGCCGTACCAGGCTGTCATCGGTGCGCGCGAGGCGGCGGACGGCGCGATCGCCCTCCGCCTGCGCGACGGTGAGAAGTTGCCTGCAGCACCGATCGGGCAGTCTCTGGATGAGATCGCCCTCGCCTGCGACCCGCTTCGACGGGTCAGCGAGGTTGAAGCTGACCGATGA
- a CDS encoding acyl-CoA thioesterase, with amino-acid sequence MPESLEDLVELLDLEKIDADLFRGRQPQTSAQRVFGGQVLGQALAAASRTVGEDRIVHSLHGYFLRPGDTSVPIEYHPELIRDGRSFSSRRVVASQRGKTIFYMSASFQVPEPGLDHADKMPGDLVPPDEAPTLASVFEAASGRKAEDWNKEWAALDVRLAGVTGRQFWIKASGKLADDHALHACVLAYASDLTLLGASLLPHGIIIGDRRIQPASIDHALWFHRPFRADEWLLYDQASPSASGARGFATGRLFSQDGRLVASVAQEGLIRPIGLELDDDEA; translated from the coding sequence ATGCCCGAGTCTCTGGAGGATCTGGTCGAACTGCTCGACCTGGAGAAGATCGACGCCGACCTGTTCCGGGGCCGGCAGCCGCAGACGAGTGCCCAGCGGGTGTTCGGTGGGCAGGTGCTCGGCCAGGCGCTCGCCGCCGCCAGCCGCACGGTCGGCGAGGATCGGATCGTGCACTCGCTGCACGGGTACTTCCTGCGCCCGGGTGATACCTCCGTACCGATCGAGTACCACCCGGAGCTGATCCGCGACGGGCGCTCGTTCAGCAGCCGGCGGGTGGTCGCGTCGCAGCGCGGCAAGACGATCTTCTACATGTCGGCGTCGTTCCAGGTGCCCGAGCCTGGGCTGGATCACGCCGACAAGATGCCGGGCGACCTGGTACCACCAGACGAGGCGCCAACGCTGGCGTCGGTCTTCGAGGCGGCCAGCGGACGCAAGGCAGAGGACTGGAACAAGGAGTGGGCGGCGCTCGACGTCCGGCTGGCCGGGGTCACCGGGCGGCAGTTCTGGATCAAGGCCTCGGGCAAGCTTGCCGACGATCACGCCTTGCATGCTTGCGTTCTGGCCTACGCGAGCGACCTGACGTTGCTCGGGGCAAGTTTGTTGCCGCACGGCATCATCATCGGCGACCGGCGGATCCAGCCGGCCTCGATCGACCATGCGCTGTGGTTCCACCGGCCGTTCCGTGCGGACGAGTGGCTGCTGTACGACCAGGCGTCGCCGTCCGCGTCGGGGGCCCGCGGGTTCGCCACCGGGCGGCTGTTCAGTCAGGACGGGCGGCTGGTCGCGTCGGTCGCGCAGGAGGGGCTGATCCGGCCGATCGGGCTGGAATTGGACGACGACGAAGCTTGA
- a CDS encoding DoxX family protein, whose translation MSPLRTLTRPVHASRDLVLLIARVGLGVVFIAHGWQKFRTNGLDGTAAAFEQMGVPAPTLSAYYAAAVELIGGAALVLGVLTTVAGVLLALDMAGAFLFVHMSNGVFVADGGWELVVVLGLFSLALAVVGAGRFSVDNTLTRSTAGRATVSA comes from the coding sequence GTGAGCCCCCTCCGCACGCTGACCCGGCCCGTCCACGCATCGCGCGACCTCGTGCTGCTGATCGCCCGCGTCGGCCTCGGCGTCGTCTTCATCGCCCACGGCTGGCAGAAGTTCCGCACCAACGGCCTCGACGGCACGGCAGCCGCCTTCGAGCAGATGGGCGTCCCCGCCCCCACGCTTTCGGCGTACTACGCGGCCGCGGTCGAACTCATCGGCGGCGCAGCGCTCGTCCTGGGCGTCCTCACCACGGTGGCCGGCGTCCTGCTGGCGCTCGACATGGCCGGCGCGTTCCTCTTCGTCCACATGTCGAACGGAGTCTTCGTCGCCGACGGCGGCTGGGAGCTGGTCGTCGTACTGGGCCTCTTCTCGCTGGCCCTGGCGGTTGTCGGCGCCGGGCGCTTCAGCGTCGACAACACGCTCACGCGCAGCACTGCAGGACGCGCGACCGTCTCGGCCTGA
- a CDS encoding proteasome assembly chaperone family protein, translated as MLRPDDLYEIVDESVATGPAATPKVLVHSLDGFMDAGQAGRATADHLLEVLDNRLLARFDVDLLHDYRARRPEVTFAEDRFIDYTPPQLSLHLMKDDAGVEFLLLEGVEPDNHWNRFAGAVRQLIEKYNVTLTIGMHGIPMGVPHTRPLGLTSHATRPELVTRSNIWDGEMRLPASAATMLQVRLGEAGKDAMGFAVHVPHYLAENRFPGAALALVHAISAATGLLLPSKALLDEAAVTGRLVDEQVEASEDASSVVNALETQYDAAAGSVSRGSLLAGSTPSADELGAEVEQFLAELNREDDN; from the coding sequence ATGCTGCGACCGGACGACCTCTACGAGATCGTCGACGAGTCGGTGGCGACCGGCCCGGCGGCTACGCCGAAAGTGCTGGTGCATTCGCTCGACGGCTTCATGGACGCGGGCCAGGCCGGGCGGGCGACCGCCGACCACCTGCTCGAGGTGCTCGACAACCGGTTGCTCGCGCGGTTCGACGTCGACCTGCTGCACGACTACCGGGCCCGCCGTCCCGAGGTGACGTTCGCCGAGGACCGGTTCATCGACTACACCCCGCCGCAGCTGTCGCTGCACCTGATGAAGGACGACGCGGGCGTCGAGTTCCTGCTGCTGGAGGGCGTCGAGCCCGACAACCACTGGAACCGCTTCGCCGGCGCGGTCCGCCAGCTGATCGAGAAGTACAACGTGACGCTGACGATCGGCATGCACGGCATCCCGATGGGCGTCCCGCACACCCGTCCGCTCGGCCTGACCTCCCACGCGACGCGGCCTGAGCTGGTCACCCGCTCGAACATCTGGGACGGCGAGATGCGCCTGCCGGCGAGCGCCGCGACGATGCTGCAGGTCCGCCTGGGTGAGGCCGGCAAGGACGCGATGGGCTTCGCGGTCCACGTGCCGCACTACCTGGCCGAGAACCGCTTCCCGGGCGCAGCGCTGGCCCTGGTCCACGCCATCTCGGCTGCGACCGGCCTGCTGCTCCCTAGCAAGGCCCTGCTCGACGAGGCTGCAGTGACCGGCCGCCTGGTCGACGAGCAGGTAGAGGCCTCCGAGGACGCGTCCTCGGTGGTTAACGCCCTCGAAACCCAGTACGACGCCGCCGCCGGCTCAGTGAGCCGCGGCAGCCTCCTCGCCGGCTCCACACCGTCCGCCGACGAGCTAGGCGCCGAGGTCGAGCAGTTCCTCGCCGAGCTCAACCGCGAGGACGACAACTAA
- a CDS encoding hydroxyacid dehydrogenase, with protein sequence MRTESEPAPAGHSPSPEAAPTAAVTGRPTVMLAMNESSRARVLVPAVRERLERVAEVLSISPGNAARSGNAFLDDPAIRAALADVDVLLTGWGCPAITPDVLAAAPKLKAIIHAAGSVKGFVDPATFERGIQVTSAVVANALPVAEFTVATIVLSGKRAFRLGAEYKLSKQRPDPGAVPGSYGSTVGLLGASRIGRMVAERLRAFDLEVLISDPYLTAAEAAELGAELVELDDLFSRSDILSVHAPLLPETVGLVDARLLGLLKDGSVLINTARGRIVDAAALERECVAGRIDAVLDVTDPEPLPPNSPLLDLPNVFLTPHLAGAVGNEVARLGELAVSELERFAAGTPLKHVISSTELGRIA encoded by the coding sequence GTGCGCACCGAATCCGAACCGGCCCCGGCCGGCCACTCGCCGTCCCCTGAAGCCGCCCCGACCGCTGCCGTCACCGGCCGGCCGACGGTCATGCTCGCGATGAACGAGTCCAGCCGAGCGCGGGTGCTGGTCCCCGCCGTCCGCGAGCGGCTGGAGCGGGTAGCAGAGGTCCTCTCGATCAGCCCCGGCAACGCCGCCCGCTCTGGCAACGCCTTCCTTGACGATCCGGCCATCCGCGCGGCCCTCGCCGACGTAGACGTGCTGCTCACCGGGTGGGGCTGTCCGGCGATCACGCCTGACGTGCTCGCGGCGGCGCCGAAGCTCAAGGCGATCATCCACGCGGCCGGCTCGGTCAAGGGGTTCGTCGACCCGGCCACCTTCGAGCGCGGCATCCAGGTCACCTCGGCAGTCGTGGCCAACGCGCTGCCGGTAGCAGAGTTCACCGTGGCGACGATCGTGCTGAGCGGCAAACGCGCGTTCCGCCTCGGAGCGGAGTACAAGCTGAGCAAGCAGCGGCCGGACCCGGGCGCAGTGCCCGGCAGCTACGGCAGCACAGTCGGGCTCCTCGGCGCCTCGCGGATCGGACGGATGGTGGCGGAGCGGCTGCGCGCCTTCGATCTCGAAGTACTGATCAGCGACCCGTACCTGACAGCAGCTGAGGCTGCGGAGCTCGGCGCGGAGCTGGTCGAGCTGGACGACCTCTTCAGTCGCAGCGACATCTTGAGCGTGCACGCGCCGCTGCTGCCCGAGACGGTCGGGCTGGTCGACGCTCGTCTGCTCGGGCTGTTGAAGGACGGCTCGGTGCTCATCAACACCGCTCGCGGACGCATCGTCGACGCCGCGGCGCTCGAGCGGGAGTGTGTCGCGGGCCGGATCGACGCGGTCCTCGACGTCACCGATCCGGAGCCGCTGCCGCCGAATTCACCGCTGCTCGACCTGCCGAACGTCTTCCTCACCCCGCATCTGGCCGGCGCGGTCGGCAACGAGGTCGCTCGACTAGGTGAGCTCGCCGTCAGCGAGCTGGAACGCTTCGCCGCCGGTACGCCGCTGAAGCACGTCATCAGTTCCACCGAACTCGGGAGGATCGCATGA